Genomic segment of Desulfovibrio sp.:
CGGCTTCCAAGCCATGGGGCTCGAAAACGTGTTGGTGCGTTTCGTGGCCTTGTCCTTTGGCGGTTCAGCCTATTCCTTCACCATGGTTGTTGGCGTTTTCGTGCTGTCCATCGCTGCGGGCGCGCTTTTGGCCGGTAAATATACCCGATGGGACATCAGGGCGATGTGGTCGAACCAACTCCTCATCGCGGCGCTGCTCTTACTTATCCACCCAACCCTGGACACGTGGCCCTATTGGGCCCATAGGCTGCGCCTGCTCTTCGCTCCCACTCCAGCCGGGTTCTGGGGTTTCCAGGCCGCCGGATTCGCCGCCCTGGCCCTGATAGCCGGGCTCCCGGCCATGCTTATCGGCGCCGCCGTCCCCTTGATCTTCAACCGCCTGCGCTCCGACCTGGCAACGGTTGGACGCTTAAGCGGCCGGATTTTGTGCGCCAACACCTTGGGTAACCTTTCGGGTAGTCTCGTGGCGGGGCTGCTGCTCCATCCATATTTGAACAATGGCCAGATCTTTCTTTTGTGCGCGGTACTGGCGCTGTTCGGAGCGTGGTTCGCGGCGGCCGAGCTTTCCCGGCTGACCAGATGGGCCACGGCCCTGGCAGCCCTGGCAGGCATCGCCCTGATCCCGGCCAACCCAGCGTTCGACCCTGAACGCTTCATGGTGGGCACGTTTCGCGTCCAGGTTCCTCTTCCCTACAGTGAACTGCCTCCACAGCAGTTCTACCGGGAGTTCCAGGACGGCGCCGAGGCTCTGTTCCTTGAGGACGGACCGGAGGGCTCCGCCGCAGTGGCCCGCACGCCCAGACAAGCCTGGCACTCCGAGGCTCCTCTGGCTATTCTGGTGAATGGTAAGTCCGACTCCTCCACTGTGGCCGATATGGCCACCTTGCGGCTTCTGGCCCACCTGCCCGCATTGCTCTCTCCCAGCCGGACCGAGACCCTGGTGATCGGCCTGGGCACCGGCGTCACCTCCGGTGAATTGGCCCTCTACCCGGACGTGGCCAGCATCGACACGGCGGAAATTTCTTCATCCGTCATCAAGGCACTGCCATTGTTCGGAGTGTTTACCGGAGCGGTGCACCAGGACGCGAGATTCAATGTGATCCAAGGCGACGCCTTTCGCATCCTGGCCAGGTCTCACAAACACTGGAACCTGATCGTCTCAGAACCCAGCAACCCCTGGGTGCTTGGCGTCGATGCGCTCTTTTCCAGGGAATTCTATCGATTGGCCCGGCGTCATCTGGCTGAAGATGGACTGTTCGTCCAGTGGATCCACATACACGACGCCTCAGAGGCTGTGCTCGGAATCGTCCTGCGGACATTGCGCTCCGAATTCCCCCACATTCGCCTGTTTATGAGCCAAGCCAACGACCTCATTGTCCTGGCCTCAATCCAAGACTTTGCTGCCTCTCACCTTGACGGCGCAGCCAGAACGCTGGCCGCGAACCCCTTGGTGGCCGGATCTCTTGAGCAGATCGGATTGCATTCGATCGAAAGCCTGCTTGCCCGTGAAATCACTCCACCTTCGCTCCCCGGGGTGGTTCAGACCCTGGACAAGCCCCTGCTGCATTATCTGGCTGGGAAGAGTTACTTCATGGGTGATCGTGTATCCCAACGTCTTCTTCTTTCCGGAGAGGGCGATGACGCCAGCACGAGGAGCTTGCTTGAACAGCGGGTGCGGCACCGGTCTGAAGGTCCATTAGGGCGCCGGGAAGCCGAGGCTATCAGGAACTCGGCCATGGACCGCAGGGGGGAGGAGGCTGTTCCTCTTCCTCTGCACGAAGGGCTCGGGAATAAGCTCAACCGGTTGGCACAGTGAAGCGGTACGGACGCGACGACCAAAATCTCTCGCGTCTCTGGCCTTGCACCGCGTGCAATGAAGATTTTCGCGATGATGCGTATGCGCCCCACCCGGACATGACGTGAGTCCGCACGGAAGATAGGAACACGTAAAGAGGCCCTGGCCGAAATCCTCGGTCAGGGCCTCTTTTTGAAAGCGCAGTATGGCGGAGAGGGAGGGATTTGAACCCTCGATACCGGTTTTGCCAGTATACTCCCTTAGCAGGGGAGCGCCTTCGGCCGCTCGGCCACCTCTCCGCGAACCGGACACATATCCATCCGCACTTTTCCGGTCAAGAACGAATGTGCGCCTTTGACACCACGCCCGCCCCCCGCTACATTCCACGGATTCAAACACTTGAGAAGGAGCCGTTCGCGATGCACAAGTTCGCGCGCATGGAGCGCCTGCCTCCCTACGTTTTCGCCGTGGTCACTGAGCTGAAGATGCAGATGCGCCGCCAAGGCGTGGACATCGTCGACCTCGGCATGGGCAATCCCGACATCCCAACGCCCAAGCACATCGTGGACAAGCTCATCGAGGCATCCCAGAAGGGCGTCAACCACCGCTACTCAGCATCCAAGGGCATCCCCGGGCTTCGCCTGGCCATGGCCAACTGGTACCTGCGCCGCTTCGGCGTGGAGCTTGACGCGGACTCCGAAGTGGTGGTCACCATGGGCGCCAAAGAGGGCCTTGCCCACCTGGCTCTGGTGATGCTCCAGCCCGGCGACGTCGTCTTCGCCACGGACCCGGCCTATCCTATTCACCCTTACGCCTCGGTGATCTCCGGTGCAGACGTGCGCCGTATTCCGCTTGGCAAAGGGCGTGACTTCTTCGACGATCTGCTCACAGCCACCAAGCAGACATGGCCCCAGCCGAAGCTGCTCATCATAAGCTATCCGCAGAACCCCACCGCCGAAGTGGTGGACGTCGACTTCTTCGACAAGATCGTGGCCTTCTGCAAAGAGCACAACATGCTCGTTATCCACGACTTCGCCTACGCCGACCTCTGCTTCGACGGCTACAAGGCCCCGAGCTTCCTCCAGGCCAAAGGCGCCAAGGATGTGGGCGTGGAGTTCTTCAGCCTGTCCAAGAGCTATTCCATGGCCGGCTGGCGCGTGGGCTTTTGCTGCGGCAACAAGGACATGGTCTACGCCCTGACCCGCATCAAAAGCTACCTGGACTACGGCATCTTCCAGCCCATCCAGATCGCGGCCGCCGTGGCCCTGAACGGCCCGCAGGACTGCGTCCAGGAGATCTGCGACGTCTACAAGGACCGCCGGGACGCCCTTATCGAGGGTCTGCACCGGGCCGGATGGGACGTCCCCCCGCCCAAGGCCACCATGTTCGTCTGGGCCCAGATTCCCGAAGAGTTTCGCAAGATGGGCTCGGTTGAGTTCTCCAAGATGCTTCTGAGGGAAGGGCACGTGGCCGTATCCCCGGGCCTGGGCTTCGGCCACTTCGGTGACGACCACGTCCGTTTCGCCCTGGTGGAGAACCGCCACCGCATCAATCAGGCTGTGCGCGGCATCAAAAAGGCCCTTTCGGGGGGCGCGTGAGTCCCGCCCCCGTCCGCCTGGGCCTGGCCGGTTTCGGCACTGTGGGCCAGGGCCTGGCCTCCATCCTGGCCGAAAGCGGCGACTGGGTCGAACGCCGCCTGGGCAGGCCCGTGGTCTTCTCGGCCGTGGCCGTGCGCGACCCGGCAAAAAAACGCCCGGTCCCGGTACCTGCCGGGGCTCGTCTCGTAAGCGCTCCACTTGAGCTGGCCACTGCCGAGGATGTGGACATCGTGGTGGAGCTCATGGGGGGCTTGAACGCCGCCTACGAGCTCATCCGCCTGGCCCTCGCCTCGGGCAAGCACGTGGTCACGGCCAACAAGCACCTGCTGGCCGAAAAGGGCGAGGAACTCTTCGCCCTGGCCGCCCAGAAGGGAGTTGGCCTTTACTACGAGGCCAGCGTCTGCGGCGGCATCCCCATCGTCCAGACGCTCAAGGAATCCCTGGCAGGCAATCACATTCTGGCCGTCACCGGGATTCTCAACGGCACGTCGAACTTTATTCTTTCGCGCATGACCCGAAAGGGCCTCTCCTACGAGGACGCCCTCAAGAAAGCGCAGAAGAAGGGATTCGCCGAGGCCGACCCCACCCTGGACGTGGAAGGGCTCGACGCCGCCCACAAGCTCATCCTGCTCATCCGGCTGGCCTACGGGCAGGGCTATCCCTTGAGCGCATTGCCCGTCACCGGGATCACCCGGGTGACGCCCCTGGACATCGCCTATGCCCGGGAGTTCGGTTGCGAGGTGAAGCTCATCGGCCAGGCCAAGCTGGTGGATGGCAAAATAATGGCCGCGGTGCACCCCATGCTTTTGTCCAAGACCTATCTGCTGGCCCAGGTGCACGGCGCCTTCAACGCGGTGCGTGTGGTCGGCGACGCAGTGGGCGCGGTGATGCTCTATGGCCAGGGCGCGGGCGGCCGACCAACGGGCAGCGCGGTGCTGGCGGACATCATGGATCTGGCCCGCGACGGCTCAGCGCCCAACAACACCGGTTTCCCGGAAAAGATTCTCCCTCCGGCAAGGCTTCTTCCCGCTGACGAGGAAGTGAGCCGCAGGTACTTCCGCTTCACCGTGGAGGACAAACCCGGCGTGCTGGCCGCCATCGCCAAGGTTCTCGGCGACGCGGGCATTTCCATTTACCAGGTGGTGCAGAAGGTTGACCCTGACGCCCAGGACGAGTCCATCGTGCCCATCGTGTTCATGACTCATCAGGCCCGCCAGCGTGACGTGAAGGCGGCCCTGGAGAAGATCAGAGCCTTCCCGTTCGTGAAGGCCGAGCCCATGCACTTGAGGGTTTTGTAGAGAGCACAATTCAAGATCGACGCATCTACTGACAGGACGCCAGAATAGCGACCGTTGTTGATTCTGAATTTCAGGGGTTAGATCTGCGATCTAACCCCTTTCCGTTTGCTGGCCGAAGTTTAAAAATGATTGATCACCGGCCGGTGATGCGCAATGGCCATGTCCTCATGGGGATTATCAGGGACATCGCTCGAACTTCACCTCACAATGATTATTACGACGCTGGAAGGTTGGGGCACAATCTCAACCCCACCTTACAGGATCATTCCTCTACGGACTGCTCCTGCTCTTCTTCTGGAGGGGCGTTTTTTTTCTCCAGCTTGCGCTGAAGCTTTTCTTCCTTCTTCTTGTTCTTGGCCGCCTCTTTAGCTCGTTTTTCAAAAGAATAATTAGGTTTTTTAGCCATGGATCGTCCTTGTTGGAAGTAAGAGGAATATTCTGCCTTTACGCAACTGGACGAGCCAGAGTCACGTTGGCATCAATAGAACTTTTCGAAACCATTATCTCAATACCCACTCAACAATGCCGCACTATACGGTTTGCTCGTCGTCATCATGACCGGCAAGGGCTCCTCATACGCGAGGTCTCTCTCTTGTTGCTTCGAGTATGAAGGAAGGATGGGCTGGTATCAAGGGGTGTTCATTAACTGGCCTTCCATTTTCCTGCCGGGACCCAATGTTCATTTGGTCCAGAGAAGGGGCATCCCCCGCGCGCCCCTAAAAACTGGTTGTTCATACAGCTTCTTCCCTGTAATTTTCTGCGCTCAATCTTGTCCTGCCAAGGAGATTTCCATGACGACTATCGGCACGCCCCTCACCTCGTCCGCAACCAAGCTCCTGTTGCTCGGTTCCGGCGAACTCGGCAAGGAAGTGGCCATCGAGGCCCAACGTCTGGGTGTCGAAGTCATCGCTGTGGACCGCTATCCCAATGCTCCGGCCATGCAGGTCGCTCATCGCTCTCATGTTGTGAGCATGTTGGACGCCGCCGCCCTGCGCCGCATTATCGAAGAGGAGAAGCCTGATTTCGTTGTGCCGGAGATTGAAGCCATCGCCACCGAGGAATTGCTGGCTCTCGAGGCCGAAGGAGTAACAGTGGTCCCGACGGCCAGGGCCGCCCGGCTGACAATGGACCGAGAGGGCATTCGCCGCTTGGCTGCCGAAGAGCTGAACCTTAAGACCTCCCCCTACCGTTTTGCCGATGCGAAGGATGATTTTCTGGCCGCCTGCCAGGCCGTGGGCTTTCCCTGCGTGATCAAGCCGGTCATGTCGTCTTCGGGCAAGGGCCAAAGCGTGGCCAGGAGCCTGGCCGACGCTGAAGCATCGTGGGAATACGCCCAGACAGCCGGACGCGCCGGAGCCGGGCGGGTCATCGTGGAAGGGTTCGTGGAGTTCGATTATGAAATCACGCTTCTAACCGTTCGGCACGCCGGGGGCACGAGCTTTTGCCCCCCCATCGGCCATCGGCAGGAGAAAGGGGACTACCGGGAGTCCTGGCAGCCCCACCCCATGAGCGAAAGAGCTCTGGCCGAGGCCCAGAGAATGGCGGAAACAGTCACCGCCGCCTTGGGCGGACGCGGCATCTTCGGCGTGGAGCTGTTCGTAAAGGGCGACCAGGTGATCTTCTCGGAGGTCTCACCCCGTCCCCACGACACGGGCATGGTCACCCTCATTTCCCAGGATCTGTCCGAATTCGCCCTGCATGTGCGGGCCATTCTCGGCCTGCCTATCCCGGCCATACGCCAATACGGACCAGCCGCTTCCCGCGTTATCCTGGCCGAGGGAGACTCGACCGCCCCCAGCTATGAGATTGCCCCGGAAGCTCTCTCCGAGCCGGACACGGCCATCCGGCTCTTTGGTAAACCAGAAATTCACGGCATGCGTCGCATGGGCGTGGCCCTGGCTTTGGGCAAGGACGTGGACGACGCCAAAAGCAAAGCCATCCGCTCAGCTTCGATGGTCCAGGTCCGGCTGTAATCCATTACTCGGGCGAGGTTTAATCCTCTTGAAAAAATGTTCTCCGTGTATGTCGATCATGCGCGGAGAACATACTCGTTAGCCAAGATGAAGTATTGCCAATTCTCTCCAAGCAACTAAACACGATTAAGCGGCCTCCGATGATAGGGCTTTTGACAACGTAAATGTGGCTAGCCCATCATCAGGAGCTTGCATCGTTTTTTTTGAGAACCGCCCGAATAAGGCAATGCGGTGGACGTGGGCTATCCCTGATTTAAGCCCGTTCGGTACCATGAATCATGGAGCGACCGGGACGTCTGGGAAAGGCCTGCTGGGGAGCCGATCCTGCCAGGTGTCTACGATTTCTACCTGGCTGAAGGTGACGAGGTGCATGAGGTCGCCGTTGACCCGGTGCACGCCGGGATCATAAAACCTGGACACAACCACTTCCAGTGTCATGGTGAACTTGTGCTTCATCTGGAAATCGCACTGGATTTTCAGCATCGTGGGGTCGAAGAGGCATTGATCGGCGGTCCTGATGCGCGCTCAATCCAATATGGGGAGACACTGGCAGGAAGATCGCCTTTCACTCACACTACTGCGTACTGTCGAGTGATTGAAGCTTTGTCCAAGTGTCGAAAATCGGCACGGGCGAAGAGGCTTCGCGGAATTGCCCAGGAGCTTGAGCGTATGGGATCGGGCGCGCTGGCGGGCGACATCGGTTTCCTGCCCACCATGAGCTATTGCGGGCGCATACGCGGCGACTTTCTTATTATGACCGTGCTCTTGTGCGAGAACAGGTTCGGGCGTGGCATGATATGCCCGGGTGGTATCGGTTTCGACATGGACGACGGGTGGGTGGAGAAGCTGCTCCGCCAGCTTGATACGACGGAGAAAGACGCCAATGTTGCCATCGAGCTTCTTTGGGACACTCCCTCGCATGGCTCGATTCGAGAATATCAGCCACCTACACAAGCAAGTGACCCTTGATCTTAGAATGGTCGGCACGGCCGCGTGCTACCGGGGTGGAAGTCGACACGCGCAACGACCAACCATCGGGGGTGTTCCGTTTCACCCATGCACCAGTATCTATTTACGATACGCGGGACGTTTTTGGTCGCGCGTACGTCCGATGGCTGGGGATTCAACACTGTATTCCATTCGTCCGGGAACAACTGCACATCATTCCCTTGGAGGATATACAAAATAAGGCCGGATCCCTATTGCCAAACCGTAGTGCAGTGTCTCTGGATGAAGATTGGCGGGGTGAAGTGTGCCATGTCGCTATCACTGACGATGAGGGGAGATTCATGCGCTACATCGTTCCACTACTGGTCAGGACTGGCGTATGCTTACGGAGCCAGCAGATTTCTGATTCCCGCTGTGCAAAAGGGCTTCAACCTGTTGTATTTCGGGTATGATCTCTGACATAATTTAGGAATGAATATTGTTGAACGTCATAGTATCCAGGCTGAAGCAGGGCCACCGGACGATTGTGTACCCCTCTGAGCCTTCCCCGAATTGCCGGACAGGTTTCGGAGGTACCCGTCGATCGACCCCAAGAAATGTCTCACGTGGTTCCATCTCTGTAGCGACATCTACCCGGTAAAGGCCATAACTGTAGCGGCCACGGTCAATATCGACATGGGGAAGTATCTCTTCTGCACCGATCCTCCACTGTTTGTCCGCAGCAAGCCATAACGTTCATGGATGAGTACCGCTTGGCCGCCCGTACTCGGCAGGTATGATTCTCCTGCCAGAAAACCAGAGGCACTCCCTGATGCACGGCTCGATGACAAACCGTTGAGCACGTTCGGTCGGTGCCTGAAACTTCGCCAGGTCAACGCAACGGGCTGCAACGTGTGTGAAGCTGATACGATCGTTCTGGGCATGGTCGGCTGGGAGCTTGGCTGTTACGGCATACATTTTGTTGCCTCGCCTAGGCACGCCGAGGGGGTGTTGATAACCGGCCCCATGAGCAGGCACACTTTGGACTCGAGAAGACCTTCCGGGCCGTTCCTGAGCCTAAGATCCTCATTGCAGGTGGGCTGCGCCATTGCCGGGGCCCGTATGCCGACCACACAGAAGTGGAGAGTGGTGCCAACAATACCGTTCCGGTGAATCATTATGTCCCGGGATGCCCTCCTCATCCGCTAACAGAACTAGACGGGTTGCTTCGGCTGTTAAACCGAATTTGTTTTTTACAAGCCAACTGCAAATATTCAGGAAGGGCTATCAGGCCCCCTGTTTGGTGAGCGGTTGGCCTGACTGAGTTTTCGTAGTTTCTTACCAGAAGGAGCATGGCCATGAAACGACGCATGCGGAGCACGGGGCAGAAGGCTCTCATCGTCCTCGAACGCCTTCGAGGATGATCAGCTATGAGTTTCGCAACGAGCACGGCATTCCCACAACGCACTATTCTCTTTGGCGGGAGCGCGTTCTCGGTAGCGCGCACTGAGTCTTCAAGGCGACACCTGGGCAAATGCCCCACCTGCTTGATTCCCATAATGCCAAGCACAAAAGCTTGGCTGGCGAACCTACCTCGGAATAATATACGGACTGTCGGCCTAAAGAACCGCGGCCAATACTCCAAGGTGCCGCACGAAATTCTACACAGGTAGAAGGTATTCGCGGACTCAGGCCAATCATCATTTCTGGGACTTCCGACAAATCTGGACGCAACTGCGCTTCGTTGATGAGTGGAAAGTAGGCAAGAACCGGGTGAACCGGCTGATGAAGAAGCACTGCCTCAAAGTGCGAGGTAGTCTACTACTCAAGGCTAAGTAAAAACCAACCGGCA
This window contains:
- a CDS encoding homoserine dehydrogenase; amino-acid sequence: MSPAPVRLGLAGFGTVGQGLASILAESGDWVERRLGRPVVFSAVAVRDPAKKRPVPVPAGARLVSAPLELATAEDVDIVVELMGGLNAAYELIRLALASGKHVVTANKHLLAEKGEELFALAAQKGVGLYYEASVCGGIPIVQTLKESLAGNHILAVTGILNGTSNFILSRMTRKGLSYEDALKKAQKKGFAEADPTLDVEGLDAAHKLILLIRLAYGQGYPLSALPVTGITRVTPLDIAYAREFGCEVKLIGQAKLVDGKIMAAVHPMLLSKTYLLAQVHGAFNAVRVVGDAVGAVMLYGQGAGGRPTGSAVLADIMDLARDGSAPNNTGFPEKILPPARLLPADEEVSRRYFRFTVEDKPGVLAAIAKVLGDAGISIYQVVQKVDPDAQDESIVPIVFMTHQARQRDVKAALEKIRAFPFVKAEPMHLRVL
- a CDS encoding fused MFS/spermidine synthase → MNVRPGLFPAPLATFIFVFLTGMSAMMDEVVWQRYLARLLGADAAATAVVLAVFLGGLSLGYWAFGRVARRIARPLRVYAFAEAFIGVWGLMFPWLFSFVEAAATDFNLEPPLGLALQGFGLAAVLMGPPTICMGATIPLLTQALSSDLESSGPVHASLYGINTAGAFLGAVAAGYLTVPELGLPGSLKLAASLNLMASCWFAFAPVCSPAQTTVPPPLPSQQAIPVSPHLAKALLGLAMLNGFQAMGLENVLVRFVALSFGGSAYSFTMVVGVFVLSIAAGALLAGKYTRWDIRAMWSNQLLIAALLLLIHPTLDTWPYWAHRLRLLFAPTPAGFWGFQAAGFAALALIAGLPAMLIGAAVPLIFNRLRSDLATVGRLSGRILCANTLGNLSGSLVAGLLLHPYLNNGQIFLLCAVLALFGAWFAAAELSRLTRWATALAALAGIALIPANPAFDPERFMVGTFRVQVPLPYSELPPQQFYREFQDGAEALFLEDGPEGSAAVARTPRQAWHSEAPLAILVNGKSDSSTVADMATLRLLAHLPALLSPSRTETLVIGLGTGVTSGELALYPDVASIDTAEISSSVIKALPLFGVFTGAVHQDARFNVIQGDAFRILARSHKHWNLIVSEPSNPWVLGVDALFSREFYRLARRHLAEDGLFVQWIHIHDASEAVLGIVLRTLRSEFPHIRLFMSQANDLIVLASIQDFAASHLDGAARTLAANPLVAGSLEQIGLHSIESLLAREITPPSLPGVVQTLDKPLLHYLAGKSYFMGDRVSQRLLLSGEGDDASTRSLLEQRVRHRSEGPLGRREAEAIRNSAMDRRGEEAVPLPLHEGLGNKLNRLAQ
- the purT gene encoding formate-dependent phosphoribosylglycinamide formyltransferase, which translates into the protein MTTIGTPLTSSATKLLLLGSGELGKEVAIEAQRLGVEVIAVDRYPNAPAMQVAHRSHVVSMLDAAALRRIIEEEKPDFVVPEIEAIATEELLALEAEGVTVVPTARAARLTMDREGIRRLAAEELNLKTSPYRFADAKDDFLAACQAVGFPCVIKPVMSSSGKGQSVARSLADAEASWEYAQTAGRAGAGRVIVEGFVEFDYEITLLTVRHAGGTSFCPPIGHRQEKGDYRESWQPHPMSERALAEAQRMAETVTAALGGRGIFGVELFVKGDQVIFSEVSPRPHDTGMVTLISQDLSEFALHVRAILGLPIPAIRQYGPAASRVILAEGDSTAPSYEIAPEALSEPDTAIRLFGKPEIHGMRRMGVALALGKDVDDAKSKAIRSASMVQVRL
- a CDS encoding aminotransferase class I/II-fold pyridoxal phosphate-dependent enzyme: MHKFARMERLPPYVFAVVTELKMQMRRQGVDIVDLGMGNPDIPTPKHIVDKLIEASQKGVNHRYSASKGIPGLRLAMANWYLRRFGVELDADSEVVVTMGAKEGLAHLALVMLQPGDVVFATDPAYPIHPYASVISGADVRRIPLGKGRDFFDDLLTATKQTWPQPKLLIISYPQNPTAEVVDVDFFDKIVAFCKEHNMLVIHDFAYADLCFDGYKAPSFLQAKGAKDVGVEFFSLSKSYSMAGWRVGFCCGNKDMVYALTRIKSYLDYGIFQPIQIAAAVALNGPQDCVQEICDVYKDRRDALIEGLHRAGWDVPPPKATMFVWAQIPEEFRKMGSVEFSKMLLREGHVAVSPGLGFGHFGDDHVRFALVENRHRINQAVRGIKKALSGGA